The Thiovulum sp. ES DNA window TCATCACGATTTTATAGACGACAATGATTTTCCAGAGTGGTTACTTGAAATTGAGAATTTACATCTTGACATTGAAGCTAAAGAGAAAGAAATAGCGATTTTTAAATTGCAAGAAAGGGAGAAAAATGTGGAACAAAAAATTTGAAAACTTGAATGAATTTCTTTACGGAAAAGAGCCAAATCAATTTATTGCTACTGAAATAGAGAATTGGAATGGAAAAAATTTGATCTGTTTTGGTGAAGGTGAAGGTAGAAATGCGGTCTATTTAGCAGAAAAAGGTTTTTCTGTTACGGCACTCGATTCTTCTGAAGTTGGTTTAAAGAAAGCAAAAGATTTTGCAAAAGAGAACAATCTAGAAATAGAAACAATTCTTACAAAAATAGAAGATTTTAGAACTTCTGAAAAATTTGATATTGCGATTAGTTCATTTATGCACATTCATTCAGGTTTGCAAAAAACAGCTTTTGAGAAGATAGTTTTGTCTTTAAAAGTCGGTGGTGTTTTTATTGGAGAATTTTTCTCTGAAGAGCAATTGAATTTTTCAAGTGGAGGACCAAAAGATATTGACTTACTCTATTCTGAAAAAGAAGTTCGTGAAATTCTCTCAAATTTAAATTGCAAAATTAAAAAATGCGAAGTTGAAA harbors:
- a CDS encoding Tellurite resistance protein TehB (PFAM: Tellurite resistance protein TehB~IMG reference gene:2508610917_SP) yields the protein MWNKKFENLNEFLYGKEPNQFIATEIENWNGKNLICFGEGEGRNAVYLAEKGFSVTALDSSEVGLKKAKDFAKENNLEIETILTKIEDFRTSEKFDIAISSFMHIHSGLQKTAFEKIVLSLKVGGVFIGEFFSEEQLNFSSGGPKDIDLLYSEKEVREILSNLNCKIKKCEVEKTTLNEGKGHIGEASVLRIVFVR